One Actinomycetota bacterium DNA window includes the following coding sequences:
- a CDS encoding V-type ATP synthase subunit I, whose amino-acid sequence MPIARMQKISVLAPVYAREELVDRLHRMGAVHLVEMGEEEAVEAAPELDIVPFEPDTRQLRLALARTEFILQLFERFEEAKTGLISGFLQEKVHLTLEEFLTVEKEIDLPTLYRELEELDVELRQVESEISRLEGDLEVLAPWKEFEFPLSVARGLKTVELHLGILPHLALGDWEREMEERCPLAVWEVLERRAERIYLAAAVHRVDAAEFSTIASELELERVELGEREGTVPQEISLTSGELEKARERRRELEEAVKERSPIKPRLLALKEYLENLLQKEEVKGKFLHTRRVVALRGWVEEARMEEMRRGLEELGYPVEVDFEPPGEGEVVPTLLVNRRRIKPAETLINLFGLPGMSETDPTPFVAPFFILFFGMCIGDVGYGIILTLAFWLALKKLDVSENARRFFRLFMYCGVATILVGIFTRGYFGIEGESLPGFLKFPGTLDILNDPIPIMLVCAALGLIHISIGVAIEMYDNMRHNSPWTGFCEQGTTLLLWLGIAVMAVGAGIKVDALRMAGMYIMIAGAAGVILLSNIASRSLAGKFFGGLYNMYGLLASTIGDVASYLRLYALGLATVAIGSVVNRMAAMTWGIPVLGVVFLAVILLGGHLFNLAINFLSAFVHPLRLQYVEFFGKFYEDGGEPFAPLALRTNRVVVEDR is encoded by the coding sequence ATGCCCATAGCCAGAATGCAGAAGATCTCGGTGCTGGCGCCCGTCTATGCGAGGGAGGAGCTGGTGGACCGGCTGCACCGCATGGGAGCCGTCCACCTGGTGGAGATGGGCGAAGAGGAGGCCGTTGAGGCCGCTCCCGAGTTGGACATCGTACCCTTCGAGCCCGATACCCGCCAGTTGCGTCTGGCGCTGGCGAGGACGGAGTTCATCCTCCAGCTCTTCGAGCGCTTCGAGGAGGCCAAGACCGGTCTCATTTCCGGTTTTCTCCAGGAGAAGGTGCACCTCACCCTGGAGGAGTTCCTCACGGTAGAAAAGGAGATCGACCTCCCCACCCTGTACCGAGAGCTGGAGGAGCTGGACGTAGAGCTGCGCCAGGTGGAATCGGAGATCTCCCGCCTGGAGGGAGACCTGGAGGTCCTCGCTCCCTGGAAGGAGTTCGAATTCCCGCTCTCGGTGGCCCGCGGCCTTAAGACGGTGGAGCTCCACCTCGGCATCTTGCCCCACCTGGCCCTCGGCGACTGGGAGAGGGAGATGGAGGAGCGTTGCCCGCTCGCGGTCTGGGAGGTCCTGGAAAGGAGGGCGGAGAGAATATACCTGGCGGCCGCAGTCCACCGCGTTGATGCCGCGGAGTTCTCGACGATCGCCTCCGAGCTGGAGCTGGAGCGCGTGGAGCTAGGCGAGAGGGAGGGGACGGTTCCGCAGGAGATCTCCCTCACGAGCGGGGAACTGGAAAAGGCGCGGGAGAGGAGGCGGGAACTGGAGGAGGCGGTCAAGGAGCGCTCTCCCATCAAGCCCAGGCTCCTGGCCCTCAAGGAATATCTGGAAAACCTCCTGCAGAAGGAGGAGGTCAAGGGTAAGTTCCTGCACACGCGGCGCGTCGTGGCCCTCCGGGGCTGGGTGGAGGAGGCCCGCATGGAGGAGATGCGGCGGGGGCTCGAGGAGCTGGGCTACCCCGTGGAGGTGGATTTCGAGCCCCCGGGAGAGGGCGAGGTCGTGCCCACCCTGCTGGTGAACCGCAGGCGCATCAAGCCCGCCGAGACCCTCATCAACCTCTTCGGACTGCCGGGGATGAGCGAGACCGACCCCACTCCCTTCGTGGCGCCGTTCTTCATCCTCTTTTTCGGCATGTGCATAGGGGACGTGGGCTACGGCATCATCCTCACCCTGGCCTTCTGGCTGGCCCTGAAGAAACTCGACGTGAGCGAGAACGCGCGCAGGTTCTTCCGCCTCTTCATGTACTGCGGTGTGGCCACCATCCTGGTGGGCATCTTCACGCGGGGCTACTTCGGCATCGAGGGGGAGTCGCTGCCGGGCTTCCTGAAGTTCCCCGGCACCCTAGACATCCTCAACGACCCCATACCCATCATGCTCGTCTGCGCGGCGTTGGGCCTTATCCATATCTCCATCGGGGTGGCCATCGAGATGTACGACAACATGCGCCACAACTCGCCATGGACGGGCTTCTGCGAGCAGGGGACCACCCTGCTGCTCTGGCTGGGGATCGCGGTGATGGCGGTGGGGGCCGGCATCAAGGTCGACGCGCTGCGGATGGCGGGGATGTACATCATGATCGCGGGCGCCGCGGGGGTGATCCTCCTCTCCAACATCGCCAGCAGGAGCCTGGCGGGGAAGTTCTTCGGCGGCCTTTACAACATGTACGGCCTGCTTGCGAGCACCATAGGGGACGTGGCCTCCTACCTCAGGCTCTATGCCCTGGGGCTGGCGACGGTGGCCATCGGGAGCGTGGTCAACCGCATGGCCGCCATGACCTGGGGGATACCCGTGCTGGGAGTGGTCTTCCTGGCGGTGATCCTGCTGGGCGGACACCTCTTCAACCTGGCCATAAATTTCCTCAGCGCCTTCGTGCATCCCCTGAGGTTGCAATACGTGGAGTTCTTCGGCAAGTTCTACGAGGACGGGGGCGAGCCCTTCGCGCCCCTCGCCTTGCGGACAAACCGAGTGGTGGTCGAGGACCGGTAG
- a CDS encoding V-type ATP synthase subunit K: MVETFGGLTGLQWALLGAAVAVIGGGSGSAMGITYVANVAGGILTEKPDYFGPMLPLVVIPGTQGIYGFITGVLVAFVMKPSAGWDALTGTLGFQIFLACLPVAFVCFVSGAYQGLTAAGASGMVAKRREEMGRALVLPALVETYAVLSLIVTILFFFVVIRPAYPG; this comes from the coding sequence ATGGTAGAGACTTTCGGAGGTCTGACCGGCCTGCAGTGGGCGCTGCTGGGAGCGGCGGTGGCGGTGATCGGCGGGGGCTCGGGCTCGGCCATGGGCATCACTTATGTCGCCAACGTCGCCGGCGGCATCCTCACCGAGAAACCCGATTACTTCGGGCCCATGTTGCCCCTGGTGGTCATACCGGGCACCCAGGGCATCTACGGCTTCATCACCGGGGTGCTGGTGGCGTTCGTGATGAAGCCTTCGGCGGGATGGGATGCCCTCACGGGCACGCTGGGTTTCCAGATCTTTCTCGCCTGCCTGCCCGTGGCGTTCGTCTGTTTCGTGTCCGGCGCCTACCAGGGATTGACGGCGGCCGGGGCCTCAGGCATGGTGGCCAAGCGCCGCGAGGAGATGGGACGCGCCCTGGTGCTGCCGGCGCTGGTGGAGACCTACGCGGTGCTCTCGCTCATCGTGACCATACTCTTCTTCTTCGTGGTCATCAGGCCGGCTTATCCCGGATAG